Proteins encoded together in one Synechococcus sp. BL107 window:
- the psbA gene encoding photosystem II q(b) protein, with amino-acid sequence MSTAIRSGRQSNWASFCDWVTNTNNRIYVGWFGVLMIPCLLAATICFIIAFVAAPPVDIDGIREPVAGSLIYGNNIISGAVVPSSNAIGLHFYPIWEAASLDEWLYNGGPFQLVIFHFLIGISAYMGRQWELSYRLGMRPWICVAYSAPLSAAFAVFLVYPFGQGSFSDAMPLGISGTFNYMLVFQAEHNILMHPFHMLGVAGVFGGSLFSAMHGSLVTSSLVRETTESESQNYGYKFGQEEETYNIVAAHGYFGRLIFQYASFNNSRSLHFFLGAWPVVGIWFTSMGISTMAFNLNGFNFNQSILDSQGRVLSTWADVLNRAGLGMEVMHERNAHNFPLDLAAAESTPVALQAPAIG; translated from the coding sequence ATGTCCACCGCAATTCGCAGCGGACGCCAGAGCAACTGGGCATCCTTTTGTGATTGGGTCACCAACACCAACAACCGCATTTATGTGGGTTGGTTTGGAGTCTTGATGATTCCTTGCCTGCTGGCTGCCACCATTTGCTTCATCATCGCTTTCGTCGCCGCTCCTCCGGTTGACATCGATGGCATCCGCGAGCCTGTCGCTGGCTCCTTGATCTACGGCAACAACATCATCTCTGGTGCTGTTGTTCCTTCCAGCAACGCCATCGGCCTGCACTTCTATCCCATCTGGGAAGCAGCTTCACTCGACGAGTGGCTGTACAACGGCGGTCCTTTCCAGCTCGTCATTTTCCACTTCCTCATCGGCATTTCCGCCTACATGGGTCGTCAGTGGGAACTCTCTTACCGCTTGGGCATGCGCCCTTGGATCTGTGTTGCCTACAGCGCACCGCTGTCTGCAGCGTTCGCAGTCTTCCTCGTCTACCCCTTCGGTCAGGGTTCGTTCTCTGATGCAATGCCCCTGGGCATCTCTGGAACCTTCAACTACATGTTGGTGTTCCAGGCTGAGCACAACATCCTGATGCACCCCTTCCACATGCTGGGTGTTGCAGGCGTCTTCGGCGGCAGCTTGTTCTCCGCCATGCACGGCTCACTGGTGACCTCCTCCTTGGTGCGTGAAACCACCGAAAGCGAGTCCCAGAACTACGGCTACAAATTCGGCCAAGAAGAAGAGACGTACAACATCGTGGCTGCTCACGGCTACTTCGGTCGCCTGATCTTCCAATACGCCTCCTTCAACAACAGCCGTAGCCTCCACTTCTTCCTGGGCGCCTGGCCTGTTGTCGGCATCTGGTTTACGTCCATGGGCATTTCAACCATGGCCTTCAACCTCAACGGCTTCAACTTCAACCAGTCCATCCTTGATAGTCAGGGCCGCGTCCTGAGCACCTGGGCCGACGTGTTGAACCGTGCAGGCCTCGGCATGGAAGTCATGCACGAGCGCAACGCTCACAACTTCCCCCTCGACCTGGCAGCTGCTGAGTCCACTCCTGTGGCACTCCAAGCACCTGCAATCGGTTGA
- a CDS encoding nuclear transport factor 2 family protein — protein sequence MQPKPDESQIKQLFTKPYGKPGPTPEQWKAIYANEVHFIDPTQERYGIEAYILAQNNLIQRCEDIYLEPLAIVINNETAFVEWKMGLRIQGIEFIYPGATRMTFGNDGKIIEHRDYFDFVGPTFGPIPILGNFIRWLYKRFVA from the coding sequence ATGCAACCTAAACCGGACGAAAGTCAAATTAAGCAACTTTTCACGAAACCTTATGGAAAACCTGGCCCAACACCAGAACAATGGAAAGCAATTTACGCTAACGAAGTTCATTTTATTGACCCTACACAAGAGCGTTATGGGATCGAGGCATATATTTTAGCTCAAAATAATTTAATCCAGAGATGCGAGGATATTTACTTAGAGCCGCTTGCAATTGTGATTAATAACGAAACAGCCTTTGTAGAATGGAAGATGGGTCTGAGGATCCAAGGAATTGAATTTATTTATCCAGGGGCAACACGGATGACTTTTGGTAATGACGGAAAAATCATCGAACATCGTGATTATTTTGACTTCGTCGGGCCAACTTTTGGCCCTATCCCCATTCTTGGGAACTTTATTCGCTGGCTCTACAAAAGGTTTGTAGCTTAA
- a CDS encoding DUF481 domain-containing protein produces the protein MKQHLLLLSLLFTAGMSQAETVTLELLNGDSVTGTIVEELSNNQEKVLDHPQLGRLTILTSSLKPKQTAPAWRTSMTAGLIGNEKDGDSSLSTTISVESKYKKGRNNLLLKAGLNTSQSRDNGEPLEIETQKGLAEVRYDYNMSSGIGLFALTDYNYDGKNDSGVNSLLSGIGLAKPVIQNKTTELVVAIGPSMQWTNGGDECGKDPYCGNAYAGGTFTTDLSWQPSKMFKLELNNKLSAAFTPDIKPANNFKARFKFYPSIYSGLFTSLQYNLIYQSMSTPEVNNSASLQLGADF, from the coding sequence GTGAAACAGCATCTCTTACTTCTTTCGCTGCTTTTCACAGCAGGAATGTCTCAGGCAGAAACGGTCACCCTTGAACTACTCAATGGCGACAGCGTCACAGGAACAATTGTTGAAGAGCTCAGCAACAACCAAGAAAAAGTACTGGATCACCCACAGCTTGGACGGCTCACCATCCTTACAAGCTCTCTGAAACCAAAACAGACGGCACCAGCATGGAGAACATCCATGACGGCCGGACTGATTGGGAACGAAAAAGACGGAGATTCGTCATTGTCGACAACAATCAGTGTGGAAAGCAAATACAAAAAAGGTAGAAATAATCTTTTACTAAAAGCTGGGCTTAACACCAGTCAAAGCCGAGACAACGGTGAACCATTAGAAATCGAAACTCAAAAGGGATTGGCGGAAGTTAGATACGACTACAACATGTCATCTGGCATAGGATTATTCGCGTTAACTGATTACAATTATGACGGCAAAAATGACTCGGGAGTAAATAGCTTACTTAGTGGGATAGGCCTTGCTAAGCCAGTCATTCAAAATAAAACAACAGAGCTCGTCGTTGCCATTGGTCCATCCATGCAATGGACCAATGGTGGTGATGAATGTGGAAAGGATCCATACTGCGGCAATGCTTATGCGGGGGGAACATTTACAACTGACCTGTCATGGCAACCAAGCAAAATGTTTAAATTGGAGCTCAACAACAAGTTGTCCGCAGCCTTCACTCCAGACATAAAGCCTGCGAACAATTTCAAAGCTAGATTTAAATTTTACCCATCAATTTACTCTGGCCTATTTACATCGCTCCAGTATAATTTAATTTATCAGAGCATGAGTACTCCAGAGGTCAACAACTCAGCCTCGCTGCAATTAGGGGCAGATTTTTAA
- a CDS encoding OsmC family protein, producing MTVIECSYTGQLHCLATHALSGTQLHTDAPTDHDGLGESFSPTDLIATALGTCVLTIMGIAAKRQGWELGEATAVVEKTMTSQAPRQIQNLKVVISLPRNITEAQRRVLKHVVNDCPVKRNLDPSITIDLVWS from the coding sequence TTGACAGTTATCGAATGCTCTTACACAGGGCAGCTCCATTGCCTTGCTACCCATGCGCTCTCTGGGACCCAACTTCATACAGATGCGCCCACAGACCATGACGGTTTAGGGGAAAGTTTTTCACCCACCGATTTGATTGCCACAGCCCTCGGCACATGTGTTCTCACCATTATGGGGATTGCAGCCAAACGTCAGGGCTGGGAGCTCGGAGAGGCCACTGCCGTCGTTGAAAAAACAATGACGAGCCAAGCACCACGCCAAATCCAAAACTTAAAAGTTGTGATCAGCCTGCCAAGAAACATCACGGAGGCACAACGCAGGGTGCTCAAGCATGTCGTCAACGACTGCCCTGTCAAAAGGAATCTGGATCCATCAATAACGATTGATCTGGTCTGGAGCTGA
- a CDS encoding YcjF family protein codes for MAGQWLLSDVVHLPGGGLGFLVLGGVVLWIGRSPKPGFKAPRSVDGWVERCNTVLAQFESFEVDPAANERRRESLQAVVDRSGPQRMALVSVDPSTAPDSLLLQESLSGPRSLQLSFCRPLVCADGQRHWPDVLHDHDAILFSLSNPLTAAELLWLQQVPLTQPAWLLVHSAPNHSHDTTISEIVTVLPERWRDRVVPIGNSSTLRASLAPLRRSLSQGLPDARQRLLEALHRDWQSDLERLRRTRFQQLQQRTQWVVAGSVFVSPIPSLDLLAVAVANGLMLKEMSDIWGTEIKSDVLREAASHLARAALAQGVVEWTSQTLLGLAKLEAGSWLAAGVMQSLSAAYLTRVVGRSMADWLAVNAGVSEPDLESLKREAPLLVARAAAEERLDWSGFLQQSRQWALKTTS; via the coding sequence ATGGCCGGGCAGTGGTTACTTAGTGATGTGGTGCATCTTCCTGGTGGAGGGCTTGGTTTTCTGGTGTTGGGTGGAGTTGTGTTGTGGATTGGACGCTCCCCGAAACCCGGCTTTAAGGCTCCAAGGTCTGTTGACGGTTGGGTTGAACGCTGCAACACAGTGCTTGCGCAATTTGAGTCGTTTGAAGTTGATCCGGCTGCCAACGAGCGTCGTCGCGAATCGCTCCAAGCTGTCGTCGACCGTTCGGGTCCTCAACGGATGGCTCTGGTGAGTGTTGACCCGTCAACGGCACCGGATTCTCTGTTGCTTCAAGAAAGTCTTTCGGGGCCGAGATCGCTTCAACTTTCTTTCTGCCGTCCTCTTGTATGTGCAGATGGCCAACGGCATTGGCCTGATGTTTTGCATGATCACGACGCGATCTTGTTCAGCTTGTCCAATCCTTTGACGGCGGCTGAATTGTTGTGGCTTCAGCAAGTTCCACTAACTCAGCCCGCCTGGTTGCTGGTGCATTCAGCTCCTAACCATTCACACGACACGACGATTTCTGAGATTGTGACGGTTTTGCCAGAGCGTTGGCGCGACCGAGTTGTTCCAATCGGGAACTCAAGCACTCTCCGCGCCTCGCTGGCTCCGTTGCGAAGATCCCTGTCGCAGGGACTTCCTGATGCTCGCCAACGGCTGCTTGAAGCCCTGCATCGCGATTGGCAATCCGATTTGGAACGTCTTCGTCGCACTCGCTTTCAACAACTTCAGCAACGCACCCAGTGGGTCGTGGCGGGTTCTGTTTTTGTGTCACCGATCCCCAGTTTGGATCTTCTCGCCGTTGCTGTGGCTAACGGTTTGATGCTCAAGGAAATGTCAGATATTTGGGGGACGGAGATCAAGTCTGATGTGCTTCGGGAGGCTGCTTCTCATTTGGCACGTGCTGCTTTGGCCCAAGGGGTGGTGGAGTGGACAAGCCAGACGTTGCTGGGGCTCGCAAAGCTAGAAGCAGGGAGCTGGTTGGCTGCTGGTGTCATGCAATCCCTAAGTGCGGCCTATCTCACCCGGGTCGTCGGTCGGTCGATGGCGGACTGGTTGGCGGTGAACGCAGGTGTTTCAGAACCTGATCTCGAATCGCTGAAGCGTGAAGCACCACTGCTAGTTGCCCGTGCAGCTGCAGAAGAACGGCTCGACTGGTCCGGCTTCCTTCAGCAATCCAGACAGTGGGCGCTAAAGACAACTTCATGA
- a CDS encoding sulfite exporter TauE/SafE family protein, translated as MIAADLPTQLALAAVALISNGLSAFAGGGAGLVQLPALILLGLNFSTALATHKVASVALGVGAAGRHWRASSLDRRLSALVLCAGLPGVWIGANLVLAIPDKAATACLALLTLGLGVYSSRRPQLGNDQSWRPLTGTTFWLGAFGLFGIGVINGSLTSGTGLFVTLWLVRWFGLSYTRAVAHTLILVGLGWNGTGAITLGLQGDIHWQWLPALIAGSLVGGYIGAHLSIKQGDKIVKQAFEVLALVMGLSLLGRTVLT; from the coding sequence ATGATCGCGGCAGACCTGCCCACCCAACTTGCCCTTGCAGCAGTGGCGTTGATCTCAAACGGACTTTCAGCGTTTGCTGGTGGAGGGGCTGGCTTGGTTCAACTTCCCGCCTTAATTCTGTTGGGGTTGAACTTTTCAACAGCCTTAGCCACTCACAAAGTGGCGAGTGTGGCCCTCGGCGTGGGGGCTGCCGGTCGGCACTGGCGAGCCAGCAGTTTGGATCGACGCTTATCAGCGCTTGTGTTGTGCGCTGGACTTCCAGGGGTCTGGATCGGAGCCAACCTTGTTCTGGCAATACCAGATAAAGCAGCCACCGCATGCCTCGCTCTTCTCACGCTGGGCCTAGGTGTGTATTCGTCACGTCGTCCACAGCTGGGGAACGATCAAAGCTGGCGTCCCCTAACAGGCACAACGTTTTGGCTTGGTGCCTTTGGGCTTTTTGGGATCGGAGTCATTAACGGATCCCTCACATCCGGAACGGGGCTCTTCGTGACGCTTTGGTTGGTGCGGTGGTTTGGTTTGAGCTACACCCGTGCCGTCGCCCATACGTTGATTCTTGTCGGACTCGGTTGGAACGGTACTGGTGCTATCACCCTTGGTCTGCAAGGGGACATTCATTGGCAGTGGCTGCCAGCGCTCATCGCTGGGTCACTGGTTGGCGGTTACATCGGAGCCCATTTATCGATTAAGCAAGGCGACAAAATCGTGAAGCAGGCTTTTGAAGTTTTGGCACTTGTCATGGGCCTATCACTCCTCGGTCGAACTGTTCTGACCTGA
- a CDS encoding SDR family oxidoreductase: MAAPVVAVSGASGKTGYRIAEELLAVGVQPRLLLRSESAVPTSLSDCEQVRLNIANEPALDQALCGVEALIIATGARPSIDLSGPMRVDAWGVKRQVEGCQRNNVNRVVLVSSLCAGRWRHPLNLFGLILLWKRMGERALERSGLDWTVVRPGGLSERESGLESEGIRLTGPDQQEKNSIPRRLVARFCVDALKAPGSIGRILEITSGENVPQVALNDALALDGPR, from the coding sequence ATGGCAGCACCGGTTGTCGCCGTTAGTGGAGCTTCGGGAAAAACCGGATATCGGATTGCTGAAGAATTGTTGGCGGTGGGGGTTCAACCCCGCTTATTACTTCGTTCAGAATCCGCCGTGCCGACGTCGTTGTCGGATTGCGAGCAGGTGCGTCTCAACATCGCGAATGAACCTGCTCTCGATCAGGCGTTGTGTGGGGTCGAGGCGCTGATCATTGCCACTGGTGCACGTCCTTCAATTGACCTCAGTGGCCCGATGCGTGTGGATGCATGGGGGGTGAAGCGCCAGGTTGAAGGTTGCCAGCGCAACAACGTCAACCGGGTTGTATTGGTGAGTTCGCTTTGTGCAGGTCGCTGGAGGCATCCGCTCAATCTTTTCGGACTGATCCTTTTGTGGAAAAGGATGGGTGAGAGAGCCTTGGAACGAAGTGGCTTGGATTGGACTGTTGTTCGTCCAGGGGGGTTGTCTGAACGGGAATCTGGCCTCGAGAGTGAGGGCATTCGTCTGACTGGTCCAGATCAGCAGGAAAAGAATTCCATTCCACGGCGCCTTGTTGCGCGATTCTGCGTGGATGCATTGAAGGCACCAGGGTCGATCGGCCGGATCTTGGAAATCACGAGTGGTGAAAATGTTCCTCAGGTCGCTTTGAACGACGCTTTAGCCCTGGACGGACCTAGGTAA
- a CDS encoding DUF924 family protein, translating to MAKHLSHQAVVSFWFHELRPAQWFRVDQKIDQHITDRFEGLVDDAFHGRLFSWSSKPSSALALVLLFDQFPRHLWRGQAKAFSGDSRALSLSIEAERQGWIQNEPEQAKRQFWLMPRLHSEQIDVHTHALPLFERWTDTRTFALAKHYRQLIATHGRFPHRDGTRGEQDASNPRI from the coding sequence ATGGCAAAGCATTTATCTCACCAAGCGGTTGTTAGTTTTTGGTTTCACGAATTACGGCCTGCACAATGGTTCCGCGTCGATCAAAAAATTGATCAGCACATCACCGATCGATTTGAAGGATTAGTCGACGATGCCTTTCATGGACGCCTATTCAGTTGGTCAAGCAAGCCATCATCAGCTCTTGCACTGGTTCTACTTTTTGATCAATTTCCAAGGCATCTTTGGCGTGGACAAGCCAAAGCTTTTTCAGGTGATTCACGGGCTCTTAGTCTCAGTATCGAGGCTGAGAGGCAAGGCTGGATCCAGAACGAACCCGAGCAAGCGAAACGTCAGTTTTGGTTGATGCCACGGCTTCATAGCGAACAGATCGATGTCCATACGCATGCCTTACCCCTTTTTGAGCGATGGACAGACACACGTACATTCGCGCTCGCAAAGCATTATCGACAGCTCATTGCCACGCACGGTCGTTTTCCCCACCGTGACGGAACAAGAGGAGAGCAAGACGCATCTAATCCACGGATATGA